Proteins from one Falco naumanni isolate bFalNau1 chromosome 10, bFalNau1.pat, whole genome shotgun sequence genomic window:
- the EIF2S2 gene encoding eukaryotic translation initiation factor 2 subunit 2, whose amino-acid sequence MSGDEMIFDPTMSKKKKKKKKPFMLDEEGGDTQAEETQQSETKEVEPEPTEDKDVEADEEDSRKKDATDDLDDLNFFNQKKKKKKPKKIFDIDEAEEGVKDLKIEGDVPEAVEPEDDLDIMLGNKKKKKKNVKFPDEDEIMEKDEAFEDEDSKKDDGISFSLQSGPAWAGSERDYTYDELLNRVFNIMREKNPDMVAGEKRKFVMKPPQVVRVGTKKTSFVNFTDICKLLHRQPKHLLAFLLAELGTSGSIDGNNQLVIKGRFQQKQIENVLRRYIKEYVTCHTCRSPDTILQKDTRLYFLQCETCHSRCSVASIKTGFQAVTGKRAQLRAKAN is encoded by the exons ATGTCGGGCGATGAG ATGATTTTCGATCCCACTATgagcaagaagaagaagaagaaaaagaagccctTTATGTTGGATGAGGAAGGGGGAGATACACAAGCGGAAGAGACTCAACAATCGGAAACAAAAGAAGTTGAACCAGAGCCAACAGAAGACAAAGATGTTGAAGCAGATGAAGAAGACAGCAGGAAGAAAG ATGCAACAGATGACCTGGATGACTTAAACTTcttcaatcaaaaaaaaaagaagaaaaaaccgAAAAAGATATTCGATATAGATGAAGCAGAAGAAGGTGTAAAG gacTTGAAAATTGAAGGAGATGTGCCAGAGGCAGTAGAACCTGAAGATGACCTTGATATCATGCTGGgcaataaaaagaagaaaaagaagaatgtgaAGTTTCCAGATGAAGATGAGATAATGGAGAAGGATGAAG cttttgAGGATGAAGACAGCAAAAAAGACGATGGAATTTCTTTTAGCCTTCAGTCAGGACCTGCGTGGGCAGGCTCAGAAAGGGACTACACATATGATGAG CTGCTCAATAGAGTATTTAACATCATGcgggaaaaaaacccagatatgGTAGCTGGAGAAAAACGAAAATTTGTCATGAAGCCTCCGCAGGTTGTAAGAGTAGGGACcaagaaaacatcttttgtcAACTTTACAGATATCTGCAAATT attacATCGTCAGCCAAAACATCTTCTGGCATTTTTGTTGGCAGAATTGGGTACAAG tGGCTCAATAGATGGTAACAACCAACTTGTAATCAAAGGAAGATTCCAGCAAAAACAGATAGAAAATGTCTTGAGAAGATATATCA aggagTATGTCACCTGTCATACATGTCGGTCACCAGACACAATCCTACAGAAGGACACCAGATTATATTTCTTGCAGTGTGAGACCTGCCACTCTCGCTGCTCCGTCGCCAGCATCAAAACTGGTTTCCAGGCTGTCACAGGCAAGAGAGCACAGCTCCGTGCCAAAGCTAACTAG